Genomic segment of Triticum urartu cultivar G1812 unplaced genomic scaffold, Tu2.1 TuUngrouped_contig_4453, whole genome shotgun sequence:
AGGGTCCTTTAAATTTTTCTTTTTCCTCGTTGGCTATTAGCATCCTAGTCAATGTGTCTTGTATCCACTTGATGTGATATTAATAGTTAATTAATAGCACCCATTATCGAAAAATGCTACTAACTAGATAGCGATGCATATGCAGTGGTGGAGGGCGCCGGCAGCTTCGCCTACTACGGCGTGTCGGCTAACCTGATCACGTACTTGACGGGGCCGCTCGGCCACTCCAACGCTGCGGCGGCTGCGGCTGTGAACGTCTGGACGGGGACGGCCAGGCTCTTGCCACTGTTAGGCGCCTTTGTCGCCGACTCCTGGCTAGGCCGCTACCGCTCCATCATCCTCGCCTGCACCCTCTACGT
This window contains:
- the LOC125527842 gene encoding protein NRT1/ PTR FAMILY 5.10-like, which translates into the protein MTTGEERRSRWGASRGRPVYHATSGGWRSAIFVAVVEGAGSFAYYGVSANLITYLTGPLGHSNAAAAAAVNVWTGTARLLPLLGAFVADSWLGRYRSIILACTLYVLVII